In the Alistipes provencensis genome, GAGGTTCTGCGGGTTGATCTCCCGGATGAAGTAAACCTTGGCCGGGGTATTATCCGGCGTGCGGTTCGCGCTGTTCGCCTGTCCGCAGGCTGCGGACAGCAGCATGACGGCGCCAGTCGTGATTGCTATTCCCAATTTTTTCATGGCATTTTCGATTTTAATTGCCGATTCATTCACGATACAAAATTAATGGAGGACAACGGTTTTTTCCTTACCTGGATTACCGGGATCGTTACCCCTATTCCGGTTTTCGGGTTTAACCGTTCCTGCGCATGGTCAGCGAGATACGGTTGCGGACGGTGTCGATGCCCGTCACCTTCACCTCGACGTGCTGGCCCAGATGCACCACATCCGCGGGCGATGCAACATACCGGTCGGCCAGTTGCGAGATATGCACCAGCCCGTCCTGCTTGACGCCGATGTCGACGAAGGCGCCGAACGCCGTGATGTTCGTCACGATGCCCGGCAGGAGCATCCCTGCGCGCAGGTCGTCGATCGTGTGCACGTTGGAGTCGAACGAGAAGACCTGCAATTGCTCCCGCGGGTCGAGGCCCTGCTTGTCGAGCGCTTCGAGAATGTCCGTCACGGTCGGCAGTCCCACTTCGCCGCTCACATACTTTTCGGGGCGGATGGCCTTGCGCAGAGTTTTGTCGGCAAGCAGTTGCTCGACGCTGACGCCCGCATCGGCGGCCATGCGTTCGGCAATGTGATACGATTCGGGATGCACGGCGCTGTTGTCCAGCGGGTTCGTGCCACCCACGACGCGCAGGAATCCGGCGGCCTGCTCGAAGGCTTTGGCCCCCAGCCGCGGCACCTTGAGCAGCGCCCTGCGGCTTTTGAAATCCCCGTTCGCGGCACGGTAGGCCACGATGTTCTCCGCCAGCGCGGGGCCCAGTCCCGAGATATAGGTCAGGATGTGTTTCGATGCGGTGTTGATGTTCACGCCGACCCGGTTGACGCAGCTCTCCACTACGGTGGTTAGGCGCGCCTTGAGTTTCGACTGGTCGACGCTGTGCTGGTACTGCCCGACGCCGATCGACTTGGGGTCGATCTTGACCAGTTCCGAAAGCGGGTCGATCAGTCGGCGTCCGATGCTCACGGCGCCGCGTACCGTCACGTCGTAGTCGGGGAACTCCTCGCGGGCCACGGCCGACGCCGAGTAGACCGACGCGCCGTCTTCGCTCACCATGAAGACCTCGACGTCCTCCAATCCCAGCCCGCGGACCAACTGTTCGGTCTCGCGGCCCGCCGTGCCGTCGCCGATGGCGAATGCTTCGGCCTTGTACTTTGCGGCCAGCGTTTTGAGGGTTTCGGCTGCTTCGGCGTAGCGGTTTTGCGGTGCGTGGGGATAGATCGTCGTGTTGTGGAGCAGATTGCCCTGCGAGTCGAGCGCCACGACCTTGCACCCCGTGCGGAACCCGGGGTCGAGGGCCACGACGCGCTTCTGCCCCAGCGGCGACGAGAGCAGCAGTTGTCGCAGGTTCTCGGCGAAGACCCGGATCGCCTCGTCGTTGGCCTTCTCCTTGGCCGCCGCCAGTTGCTCGGTCTCGATCGAGGGGCGCATCAGGCGTTTGAACGAATCCGTGGCCGCGGCCTCCATCCATGTGCGCGTCGCCGAACCGGGACGGATGAACCGGCGGCAGAGCCCCTCGATGCAGCGGTCGGCGTCGATGTCGACCGTGATCTTCAGGATGCCCTCGTCGGCTCCGCGGCGCATGGCCAGAAACCGGTGCGACGAGATGTTGCGCAGCGGCGTCGCGGCATCGAAATAGTCGGAGTATTTGGCTCCCTCGGCCTCCTTGCCCTTGACGAGTTTCGTGTGTACGACGCCTTCGCGGGCGAAAGTGCGGCGCAGGCCGTTGCGGGCCTGTTCGTCCTCCGAGATGCGTTCGGCGATGATGTCGCACGCTCCGGCGAGGGCCTCCTCGGGCGTCGGCACCTCGGCCGAGATATAACGCCGGGCCTGCTGCGCCGCGTCGCGGGCCTGCTGGGCCATGATGAGGTCGGCCAGCGGCTCCAATCCCCGCTCGCGGGCCACCGTGGCACGGGTGCGGCGCTTGGGTTTGTAGGGGAGGTAGAGGTCTTCCAGCTCCACCGGATCCCAGCACCCCTCGATGCGCCGGCGCAGTTCCGGGGTCAGTTTCCCCTGCTCCTCGATGGTCGAAAGCACGGTCTGGCGGCGGGCGTCGAGTTCGGTGAGGCGTTCCAATTGCTCCTTGACGGCGCCCACCTGCAGTTCGTCGAGCGAACCGGTCGCCTCCTTGCGGTAGCGGCTGATGAAGGGAATCGTCGCGCCGTCGCGCAGCAGGCGTACGGTGCCCTGCACTTGCGGCAGGGTGATCTGGAGTCGTCGGGAGATGATTTGTTCGATCATGTTCGAAAATCTTTGGACACAAAGATAGTGCAAGGTGAGCGGCAAACCAAACTTGTTTGGGTTTGTCCGAACCGCCGCCTGTCTAAGGCGTAGCCAAAGTAGTGCAAGGTGAGCGGCAAACCAAACTTGTTTGGGTTTGTCCGAACCGCCGCCTGTCTAAGGCGCAGCCAAAGTAGTGCAAGGTGAGCGGCAAACCAAAATATCCGGCAACCCGCAAGGGCCGCCGGATATTGTTGATATAACCGAAACGGTTATTTTTGGTAGGACGCTTTTACGAAAGGCGCTTTCTGGAGGTATTCGATGCACTCGCGGACACTGCGTACAATGTCGTTGTAGCTCGAACCTTCGATCTCGACGATGATGTTCTCGACACCAGCCGTTCCGGCATTGGCGAAGATGGCGTCGAAACCGACCATTCCGCTCTGTCCGATCTCACGACGGTCCTTGATGTGCAGCAGCTTGAATCGTCCCGGATACTTCTTGAAATAATCCACCGGGCTGGCCTTTCCCATCACGGCCCAATAGACGTCCATTTCGAACAGCACCTTGTCGGGATCGGTGTTCTCGATCATGTAGTCGAGCATCACCCGGTCCTCGATCTTCTCGAATTCGCGCGAATGGTTGTGGTATCCGAACTTCATGCCGGCGGCCTTGCAGCGGGCTCCTACTTCGTTGAAATAGCGGCAGTAGGTCGCCAGTTCCCCGAGTGTCGTGATTTTCCGCATCGAGGGAACGACGATGTATTCCGCTCCGGCGGCCTTGTGCGCCGCGATGCATTGGTCCCACCATTTGAGGGCCTTCGAGAAATCGCCCGAGGCCAGCTCCTCGTCGGAGAGGTTGAGCGTGCAGTGCGTGGAGAGGACCTTCATGCCGGCCGCCTCGACATCCTTGCGGAACTGCTCCGGAGACTGCCCGTAGAGTTTGCCGTCGGCATAGCTGGCGGCCTCGACCGAGGTGTATCCCATGTCGGCGAGCTGTTTGAGCACGGGCTTGTAGTCTTGGCTGTTGTTGCCGAAGGCCCCGATCAGGCTCCGCACGGAGTAGAGCTGGATGCCGACCTCCTTTTTCGGCGCTTTCGCCTTGGCGGATGCTCCTCCGGGGAGCATCGTCAGGGCGAGCAGCGCGCAAACCGCTGTAAAAAGATGTTTTTTCACGATGCGGTGACTTTAGTCGAGGACTTTGACGCGGATGTTACGGAACCATACGTCGTCGCCGTGGTCCTGCAATCCGATGTATCCTTCGTGGTTCTCACCGCCGCAGTTGTTGAGCAGTTCGAATGCCAGAGGCCATTTTTCGGGGCTGAACTTGCTGTTCTCGAGCATCTCGGTCCACTGGGGCGTCCAGAGATGGTATTCGACGACGTTCTTGTCGTTCTGTCCGTGTACGACGGTGCCTTTGTAAACCATGATCTTGGCCTTGTTCCACTCGCCGAAAGGTTTCTGGTTCTGGGGAACGGCCGGGATCATGTCGTAGAGCGATGCCGACTGTCGGTTTCCGTCGACACCCAGCTTGGCGTCGGGGTGGTTGGCGTTGTCGAGGACCTGATACTCAGGGCTCGAGATGTAGATGGGCTCCATCTTCTGCTTTCCGTCCTTGGTCGTTGCGACCTCCTGTGCCAGATAGAAGATTCCGGAGTTTCCGCCCTTGGATACTTTCCACTCCATTTCGAGTTCGAAGTTCTTGAACTTGTGTGCGAAGATCAGGTCGCCGCCCTCGCCGGTCTGGGCCTCGCCGCCGCCCGATCCGTTGAACTTGATGGCTCCGTTGTCGATGGTCCAGCGCGCAGGCACGGCGTCCTTGCCGTAGCCGCGCCAGCCGTTGAAGGTCTTGCCGTCGAAGATCACATAGTAGCCGTCCTTGTCCTTCTGGAACGATGCGAGGTCGGCCTGCGGGTTGTTCAGAACGGTGTATTCGGGAACGGTTTTCTTTGCCGTCTGGGCGTCTGCCGTTTCAGCGGTCTTGGCTGTTTTGCCGCCGGGGCCTCCGCAGGAGACCAGCGATGCGGTCAGTGCCGCGCATGCCGAGAATAAAAGGGTCTTTTTCATATTCGTACAGTTTTTAGGTTTTGTTGGATCGTTTCTGTTTAGAGCGGCATGGCGGGGAGTTCCCAGCCTTCGCGGTAGGTGTGGCGAATCAGCTCCTGCGCGAACTGCTGTGCGTTCACGGGATCGGTCCACGTTTTGTCGAAGGTCGGATGTCCGTCCTTGATGTGGAATCCGTCCTTGATGACGGTCTTGATCATGGCGTCGTCGGGAATGTTGGTGAAGCGCATGTTCTCACCGTCCCAGTGCAGCTCCTGATTGAGGCTTTGCAGACGGACGGCCAGTACGCCCATCACGACCATTTCGTTGAACGGTCCTGCCTCGGAGAAGTCCGAAGCGGACAGAATGCGGTCGTCGGCATCCTCCTTGCAGGCGCGCACCCAGTCCATCTGATGCGACTCGGTGATCTCGCGCAGCACCTTCGGGGCGTCGGGCACGCGGCCCGAGACCAGATAGGGGTCCTTGCCGTAGCAGCCGCAGATCAGCGTGTCCTTCGTTCCGTAGAAGATGGCGCCGCCGCCGCTCATGTTGAGGTCCTTGCCTGCGGGCAGTCCTTCGGGACGCTCGGGCATCAAGCCTCCGTCGTACCAGTGCACCTCGACTTCGGGCATGGCCACCTTGGGCATGTTGTCGCGGGCCGGGAATACGAACTTCACGCGCTGTGCCGTCGGAGCCGACTCGTTGAGCAGGAGCGTCGAGCTGCCCTGCACCTTGGTCGGGTAACCCAGCTTCAGACTTTTGAATACGGGATGGAGAATGTGGCAGGCCATGTCGCCCAGTGCGCCGGTTCCGAAATCCCACCATCCGCGGAAGTTCCACGGGGTGTAGGCGGCGTTGTAGGGGCGGTAGGGGGCCGGGCCGATGAAGGCGTCCCAGTTCATCGTCTTGGGAACGGCCATGTCCTCTTCGGGTCGTGCGAGTCCCTGCGGCCAGATGGGACGGTCGGTGAAGGTGTCTACGCGGCGCACCTCGCCGATCTCGCCGTTCCAGATCCATTCGCAGACCTTGCGGACGCCCTCGCCCGAGGCGCCCTGATTGCCCATCTGGGTGGCGACCTTGTGTTTGGCGGCCAGCTTGGTGAGCAGGCGCGATTCATAGACGGTGTGGGTCAGGGGCTTCTCGACGTAGACGTGCTTGCCGGCGGCTATCGCTTCGGCGGCGATGATGGCGTGCGTATGGTCCGCCGTGGCTACCATCACGGCATCGGCCGATTTGAGCAGTTCCTTGTACATCTTGCGGTAGTCGTTGTACTTCTTGGCCGCGGGATAACGGCGGAACACATGGTCTGCATATTTCCAGTCCACGTCGCAGAGTCCGATGATGTTCTGGCTCTCGAGCCCTTTCAGCACCGAGGCGCCGCGTCCGCCGATACCGACGCCTAAGATGTTGAGTTTGTCGCTGGGGGCGGCGGCATGCCCGAAATTCTTTCCAAGGACCGTTCCCGGGACTATCGCCAGCCCGAGGGCCGCTGTGGCTCCTGTTTTCAGGAACGCTCTTCTCGACATTTTGTTTGCCATCGTTTTGGAGGTTTAAGTTGGTTTGTAGTGGTTATTTGATGTTTTTTTCGATACTGTCGATCTCGTCTTTGAAAACCTT is a window encoding:
- a CDS encoding Gfo/Idh/MocA family protein, with the protein product MANKMSRRAFLKTGATAALGLAIVPGTVLGKNFGHAAAPSDKLNILGVGIGGRGASVLKGLESQNIIGLCDVDWKYADHVFRRYPAAKKYNDYRKMYKELLKSADAVMVATADHTHAIIAAEAIAAGKHVYVEKPLTHTVYESRLLTKLAAKHKVATQMGNQGASGEGVRKVCEWIWNGEIGEVRRVDTFTDRPIWPQGLARPEEDMAVPKTMNWDAFIGPAPYRPYNAAYTPWNFRGWWDFGTGALGDMACHILHPVFKSLKLGYPTKVQGSSTLLLNESAPTAQRVKFVFPARDNMPKVAMPEVEVHWYDGGLMPERPEGLPAGKDLNMSGGGAIFYGTKDTLICGCYGKDPYLVSGRVPDAPKVLREITESHQMDWVRACKEDADDRILSASDFSEAGPFNEMVVMGVLAVRLQSLNQELHWDGENMRFTNIPDDAMIKTVIKDGFHIKDGHPTFDKTWTDPVNAQQFAQELIRHTYREGWELPAMPL
- a CDS encoding Tex family protein gives rise to the protein MIEQIISRRLQITLPQVQGTVRLLRDGATIPFISRYRKEATGSLDELQVGAVKEQLERLTELDARRQTVLSTIEEQGKLTPELRRRIEGCWDPVELEDLYLPYKPKRRTRATVARERGLEPLADLIMAQQARDAAQQARRYISAEVPTPEEALAGACDIIAERISEDEQARNGLRRTFAREGVVHTKLVKGKEAEGAKYSDYFDAATPLRNISSHRFLAMRRGADEGILKITVDIDADRCIEGLCRRFIRPGSATRTWMEAAATDSFKRLMRPSIETEQLAAAKEKANDEAIRVFAENLRQLLLSSPLGQKRVVALDPGFRTGCKVVALDSQGNLLHNTTIYPHAPQNRYAEAAETLKTLAAKYKAEAFAIGDGTAGRETEQLVRGLGLEDVEVFMVSEDGASVYSASAVAREEFPDYDVTVRGAVSIGRRLIDPLSELVKIDPKSIGVGQYQHSVDQSKLKARLTTVVESCVNRVGVNINTASKHILTYISGLGPALAENIVAYRAANGDFKSRRALLKVPRLGAKAFEQAAGFLRVVGGTNPLDNSAVHPESYHIAERMAADAGVSVEQLLADKTLRKAIRPEKYVSGEVGLPTVTDILEALDKQGLDPREQLQVFSFDSNVHTIDDLRAGMLLPGIVTNITAFGAFVDIGVKQDGLVHISQLADRYVASPADVVHLGQHVEVKVTGIDTVRNRISLTMRRNG
- a CDS encoding 3-keto-disaccharide hydrolase, with the protein product MKKTLLFSACAALTASLVSCGGPGGKTAKTAETADAQTAKKTVPEYTVLNNPQADLASFQKDKDGYYVIFDGKTFNGWRGYGKDAVPARWTIDNGAIKFNGSGGGEAQTGEGGDLIFAHKFKNFELEMEWKVSKGGNSGIFYLAQEVATTKDGKQKMEPIYISSPEYQVLDNANHPDAKLGVDGNRQSASLYDMIPAVPQNQKPFGEWNKAKIMVYKGTVVHGQNDKNVVEYHLWTPQWTEMLENSKFSPEKWPLAFELLNNCGGENHEGYIGLQDHGDDVWFRNIRVKVLD
- a CDS encoding sugar phosphate isomerase/epimerase family protein, which produces MKKHLFTAVCALLALTMLPGGASAKAKAPKKEVGIQLYSVRSLIGAFGNNSQDYKPVLKQLADMGYTSVEAASYADGKLYGQSPEQFRKDVEAAGMKVLSTHCTLNLSDEELASGDFSKALKWWDQCIAAHKAAGAEYIVVPSMRKITTLGELATYCRYFNEVGARCKAAGMKFGYHNHSREFEKIEDRVMLDYMIENTDPDKVLFEMDVYWAVMGKASPVDYFKKYPGRFKLLHIKDRREIGQSGMVGFDAIFANAGTAGVENIIVEIEGSSYNDIVRSVRECIEYLQKAPFVKASYQK